The Leptodactylus fuscus isolate aLepFus1 chromosome 5, aLepFus1.hap2, whole genome shotgun sequence genome segment AGAAGGTGAATTTAtagtctgttttttttctggataACATCCAGGTGTGAACGGGCAAcctgttttatttaaagggatctatCAAACCCTGGTCTTCCATCGCATTAGTAACATGGCACAAACAAAGGAGATCATGAGGACCTCAAAAGAAGAGCTGTTGATGTTCATCAGGCCGGAGAAAGATACAAAACCAACACTAAAGAGTTTGGAGACTCCACCAATCCATAGACAAATTGTGTACCAGTTCAAGACAATTCTTACCCTTCCCTGGAATGGTTGACCCAAAAAGATCACACCAAGAGATAGGTGAAGAATAGTCCTCAAAGTCACAAAGAAACCCAAGGTCATTTCTAACCAACCATGGTGTGCATGGCAGGACGGCAAGGAACATTGCTGAACATCTGAAGTTTTACCAAAAATCACCTGGACCACCCAAAAGGTTATTGGGACAACGTTCTTTGAACGGACGAGACCAAAGCAGGTCTTTTTGACTTGAGAAGTCAAATGGGAATGTTAATGGGAGGAACCCTCCAAGATAACAGAGTTGAAGTTCTTTTGTAAGAACGAATTGGTGAAATTCCCCCAAATTGATGTCCAGGATAAACCAAGAATCACCAGGAAATGTTCAGATGCAGTTATGGCTGACCAGATACGGAAAGcaagggttcacatacttttgatATTCACAGATCCTTTTAATCTCTAAATCCATGACTGTGTCCAATATTTTTGACTCATTTCTTTGATTTGGTTCTCTTTTTATGCTCTTAGGCCAAATTTATGGAGAAATATTGAAActtctgaagggttcacaaactttcaaatGACCATTGTGTACATGTGATAATTTTTGAGTGCAGGTGATCCCTCTGGTAATATCTGTGATTATAATATGACATACATGTATTTTCAGGTGACATCACTCTGGGAGTTTCTACAGTAAGGTTGGCCAACCTTATTGCTCAGAAGACATCTCTTCATGTTCAGGTAATGGTCCAATTTTAGGTGGTTGAGGCCATTTTGGTCCTTGAGGTTGTTGAGGCCTTTGAGACTTCCCTATAATCTTTGTCCATTGGCCCACCTACTATAACTTGTTCTATGGAGGAGTGTTGTAGGCCATAGGAAGGGCATTGTCGAGATGGGTGGTATGTCCAATAATCTAATATTTTGCACAATTTCTTGGATAGGTTGTCTATGTTGGCCCTATTGCCCTTTTTATAGGCAAAGCCAACCTCGGCAATGTTGCCCGCTTTCTAGGGGCTTCAGTCCGGTTCTGTATAGAACTCAATGTGATATAATGTCCTTGGGATAAATACAACTGTCCAAGACTGGACAGAAGACCATCTAAGGTGGCCTAAATTCCCACCAAAACTGAACTGAATGTATGTAAAAGGAAAGGTCTTTGGGAATACTGATGAAGGGCGCCATATTTATGAGCTAGATGACTGATCATAACCGATCCTATGGCTGGTGTTTCTATGGGCAGGTGACACAAGGAGAAGGTCCAGGATGGAGGACTCTGTGAGAAAACATGTCATGGCCATTAGTGTTTTCCAGTGGGTGCTGACATTTCTTCTAATGGGTGAGTAGGAATAAAGTCTACAACAACACCATCTGATGGTCAAATCAGACTGGATAAGGAACTCAAAAACGTGCCGTGACCAGTCTTTGCCTACATAATATATGTGAATTATTAATTTGTCTTCTCCCCAGGGACATTTTTCACAATTCTCCTTGTGTACTTGTTGTTCACCTCCTACTGGATCATACCTGTGGTGTATTTCACTTGGCTGATAATCGATTGGGACACTCCAATGAAAGGTATCTTCCTGGATCCAATTCCTCTACAAATCACCTAGAAATAGGATGAACCTTGTAGGAAATATCCAAAAACATAAATGTGATGGTCATCGATTTTCTGAAACAATATTTTAGTGATAAAGATCTAGGCCTTAGGGTCAAGGGATTGGCTCAAGTCACCTCCTAATAGGATCATCTTCTGCTGGCCCTTTGGCAGTTCCTTATTATCTCAGAACCTTGGCCCAACAGAAGATCCTTTGGTTCTCCCGTTTGACCAGTTACAGCCAACATTGAGCTTAAAACACCCACATTTAAGGAATGGTCATATTGCcatggatcgattttaaaatccaatttccgatccttttccagccaatcccgatcgtgagatTTCCTCGATCACCGAtctgaatccaatcttttccgatcccgattgttcaaccctagtcaatgcttctctatgggaaaagtcacttttagggttgaggcgatcttgagatttcaaaatccgatttccgatccttttccagccgatcccgatagtGAAATTTCCTCGAAATTTCCTcgatccgatcccgattgctcaaccctaatcaccacTGATTAAGCTTTGGCAAAATTTCATGTCAAGAGAACCTTGAAGGAATTTGGGAACTATGATTGTAACGTTCCACAGAACATATGTGACTTCAGAACCCTTAAACCACTGGTTGGAAATTTCTATGACACAGAAGAACCTCTGGTATATTTTGCATATAAGGCCCACCTTGGTCAACATAATAAATCGGTCATTTTAACCGACCAATGGTAGAGCTACGTAGTCCAAAACAAAGTCAGCCATGTTTGAAATTTTTGCCCATGGAATTTTGTCCATGGAAGTGGACAGTAAAGGGGTCACTTGATTGGTACATGGATCATCCATGAAAGAAGACCTCACAAGACCTTTCCAATCCTTCTTTACATATCACATTAGGGTTGAGTTGGAAGGCTCTTAAACACATTAGTTGGTCGGTGAAACCAAAACTAGTAGGCTCAATGAAATTTTACCTAATGTGTAAGGGGGTCTATAACTTATTATATGGAAACTGTGAGCAATGGTAACACTCAATAGCATCTTCAACATGTGTCTTGGCAATTGTCTACCAGATTACGTATATTTAACCATCACGTTCTACATATTGTGCATGGACCTCAGCTCATGTATCCCAATGATATCCCCAGACCTAAACACATCTACTGTAGAAGTGGTATACCCTTTACCTAAAATGCTGGTAAGATTTGTCACATTCTTCTTGGTCTTTCCCAACAGGTGGTCGTAGAGTAGAATGGGTGAGGAGATGGACAATCTGGAAGCATTTCAGAGATTACTTCCCCATAAAGGTAACCTGTACCATCTAACTATAACCTTCACCATTGGGGCCACCATGCTGGTATCTCCTTATGGTGACCCTATGGATGGTGTTTCTTCAGATTCGTGATTTTGGTATTTGTCTCCATCTATCTGGTTGATGTTCATCGTCTATATTCTTTACCTTCAGGTCTTCTGGTCAAAATTGACTTTTCCATTAAGTTGAGTCTTCTCCTAGTGTGTCCTTTAGCTTCATGGATGACCATATAATCCATGGACTTTTTGAGTCTTCTAGAGTAGGAGCCACTTTTTTTTAGCCCATTACCTCCTAGGATTCAGTGGACAGAACTCCCTCTATGTGATCCATGTGTCCTAGAAAAGAGTTACCATGACTGGACAATCCCTCCAATATTTCTGTTCATACACAAGTCAATGGTAAGAAATTTTTGGCCTATTAGTAGATGTTGGATGGTTGAGCTTTGATGACTAGGTTGAGGTCTAGCTAGGCTTTCCTTCACAAAGATTTGCTGCCCTAGCTCTGCATCTTAATACCTTAGCCAAGTCATAGTGACTAATTTGGCACCGGTTTCCCTTCCAGTTACGCCCTTGAGATTAGGCAACATTTTTGATTAcgttatttttatcttttttatctAATTTACGGCCTTCTTTATGTAATGTTATATCTGTATCTTTGTTCAACTCCAACAGCTCGTTTCCGCTGCTCCCCTCAGTCCCGACAGAAATTACGTTTTGGGGGTTCACCCCCATGGGATCCTTGCCGCTTCATCTTTCTGCAATTTTGCTACTGAGGCCACTGGTTTCTCTGAAATATACCCAGGGGTCCGCCCATGGCTGGCTGTTCTGGCAGGGGTCTTCAGGTTGCCTATATACCGTGACTATATCATGTCAGCAGGTGAGAAGACTGTAGGCACAACCATGTCTAgagatgacctttcaccatctccaccaacttcaCCAACTTCATATGCATCCTTAAATAGGTGTCGCTCCACTGAATTTgctgcatttggaatttttttctctagccccctacATTTCAGATCAATCATACTCTCTACTGGTCAGGTGGGTGGgccttggaggtggtgaaaggttctctgtaATGGAATCTAAAATAGCAAATAAAGTGCAACATTATTCTGATTCTATAAGTaaaattttataaatttgtaaATTTTAATTCGTATTTGGTGTTCAGAGTCATAGACCTTAGTCCAATAAAGCCATGTACCAGCCATGAACACCAGGTGGCGATGTAGAGTTCTCTCAATCAATCATTGTATAGTGTAATTTGTACTTTATTCTAAGGCAGTAATTCTATATAccatagtatatactatacactatattgGACCTATGTGATCACTTATTTATTAATAAGAATTTTATTACTGATTTCTAAAGATGGAAGCTTACAAGATCTGTTTCAAGGAATATTCCTAAAGTTCGGCCCTATGGTTCATTTAGggtagtgctattattatatagtagggtCTTCTCAGACCCTAAAGTAGAATAagcggaagcccaggggaggtgaataaaaataagaaacagttatactcacctctcctaggcatccTTGCAGTGTCTGGTGGTctcccagcatcctcttcaggggCCATAGCATCATGATGTTGGCATGCAACACATTACCACTCTGATTGGTCCGTTCATGTGGCAGAAGAGGACTGAAGAGGATGCCATGGGACCGCCAGACACCCTGTACAGGGGAGGTAAGTCATTTTTACTTACCTACCCTGGTCCACCGGTGGAGACAACAGCGTATATTAGTGGTGTGTGGTTGAGAAACCCCAAAAGCAGGTCGAGCctgaaaatttttggaaaattaagATCAAACCCAGTTTTAACTAAATTGGTTCACTCATCCCTAAATTGGTCTCTTATAAACCTCGTCAAGGCCGTATTATTATTTATCTTCCCTCTTGCCTAGGAGTTGCCCCAGTGAGTAAAGACAGCCTGAAATACCTCCTGTCCTGCTGTGGTACCGGCAACGCGGTCTTCATTGTAGTCGGAGGAGCGGCAGAGTCCTTGAAGAGCAGTCCTGGAGAACATATAGTAACTTTGAACAACAGgaagggctttgtaagactcgcCTTGGAAAATGGGTAAGTAAAACGGCCTATAAAACTGCAAAAATTGGATAATCAAAAAATGGGAGGGGCTTTGCCAGGAAGTAGGTGTGGACAGTTAATGGGGAGGGGTATAATATTTTTAGAGGTGGGGCCAGAGGTGTTTTTGCATCTgctatttcactttttttctgaTTTCAGGGCGGACCTGGTCCCGGTTTATTCTTTTGGCGAGAATGATATCTACGAACaagtgcactttgccccggatTCCTGGGGCTGGAAACTTCAGCTTCTATTTCAGAAACATGTGGGCTTTGCCCCCTGTCTATTTAAAGGCACGGGAGTGTTTGGGGAGGGCAGCTGGGGTCTCAATCCGTTCCCCCGTCCACTCACCACCGTTGGTAAGTAATAGCTGATGGTTAGAGAACATAAAGGACAATGTTACAATTCATTTCCAATCTGTgatcacagaatttttttttgtggtggacAAAATCCAATTGTTCTTCACAGAATTCACAGAAATCATATTGTGGTGCTGTTTATTTTGTGTGCACGCAATTCATTTTGTGCCACAAAATTTATTTTCGAGTCCAAAATGATATTTGttcacaaaaaatattttttgtcgcTTACAATTCATTTTCTCAGACAGAATTCATTAATGTGACCACAGAATTGCAAAATAAATCTCGTGCACAGAAAATGACATTTTGTAACAAACAACAGTAACCAGAGTCCTTTAGTCACGTGAATGGGATCGGAACAATGAATTTGGGACACAATGTTATATTTTTTACAGAATGTGATTTTGTGAAACACAATGTTATTTTGTTGAATATAATATGATGTTGGTGCACATAATGTTATTTTGTGACATATAATGTTATCTAGTTGCACATAATGCAATGTTGTTGCACAGAATTTCACAAAGAATCTTATTTTCTGACAACGTAACACAGAATTGTATTTTGTAAGCCATGATCTGGTAATACCAAACCCATTGGGGGATTTATTGATTTATTCTACATAGTCTCAGCCTGCTGCTACTTGCACCTTCTCTTCATAAATCAGacgccgcccctccccctcccgtGCGCCAGAATGGAATTCCTTGCTAgccaggaactggtgtagatttcctagttaattttctggtgtgagttataacaCATTTTTTTGGGCTTAGGCGCCCCATGGCCTGTCTCTCCCCACCCACTTTCACAGAAGAAAGGGCCACATCCACCAATTTAACTCCCATCTACTCCAGGACAGTGGTGCACGCGAGTTGATCAATTACCCCCCATTAGGTCACAAAATAAATTTCTTTGCGACAAAATATTTGGTGATCGAAAAATTGGTTCTGTATAATGAATTATGAGAGCACATACATTGTGTAAGTTTTGTGCACAGAATGTATTTTgtgttacatttttttgttttattgttcaTTTGCAAAACGCCATTGAATAATTCAGTTCGGCGACTACTTATGTTCTGCTTCGGAGAGTTGTGAGCGGTGCAGGGTTTGTGTCAGTTACTCTAATGCCATGTCATGGAGGAAACAGGCCGCCACCTTCTCTAGCAATGACCCGGCCACTGCATGGAGGTGTGCTGGTTAAGAGCTGGCCAGTTTTCAACATCACTTGGTGAGATGATCTGCAGTCTACCCAGCTATGCTGGTGTACTGTATGTCTAGGTAAGACCTTCTGTTACCTGCCAGGCtgagctggtgttctgtatgtctgggtgagacgctctgcggccTGCCAGGCTAAGCTGGTGTACATGATGgctgggtgagacgctctgcggccTGTCAGGCTAAGCTGGTGTACATGATGgctgggtgagacgctctgcggcctgtcaggctgagctggtgtacatgatggctgggtgagacgctctgcggcctgccaggctgagctggtgtacatgatgcctaggtgagacgctctgcggcctgtcaggctgagctggtgtacatgatgcctgggtgagacgctctgcggcctgtcaggctgagctggtgtacatgatggctgggtgagacgctctgcggccATGCCAGGCTGAGCTAGTGTACATGATGcctgggtgagacgctctgcggcctgtcaggctgagctggtgtacatgatggctgggtgagacgctctgcggccTGCCAGGCTGAGCTAGTGTACATGATGCttgggtgagacgctctgcggccTGTTAGGCTGAGCTGGTGTACATGATGCCTGGGTGAGATGCTCTGCGGCCTGTCAGGCTGAGCTGGTGTACATGATGcctgggtgagacgctctgcggcctgccaggctgagctggtgtacatgatgcctaggtgagacgctctgcggcctgtcaggctgagctggtgtacatgatgcctgggtgagacgctctgcggcctgtcaggctgagctggtgtacatgatgcctgggtgagacgctctgcggcctgtcaggctgagctggtgtacatgatggctgggtgagacgctctgcggccTGTCAGG includes the following:
- the LOC142204712 gene encoding diacylglycerol O-acyltransferase 2-like, with product MEDSVRKHVMAISVFQWVLTFLLMGTFFTILLVYLLFTSYWIIPVVYFTWLIIDWDTPMKGGRRVEWVRRWTIWKHFRDYFPIKLVSAAPLSPDRNYVLGVHPHGILAASSFCNFATEATGFSEIYPGVRPWLAVLAGVFRLPIYRDYIMSAGVAPVSKDSLKYLLSCCGTGNAVFIVVGGAAESLKSSPGEHIVTLNNRKGFVRLALENGADLVPVYSFGENDIYEQVHFAPDSWGWKLQLLFQKHVGFAPCLFKGTGVFGEGSWGLNPFPRPLTTVVGKPIRVPHCPVPSEQDVDQYHGLYIAGLQELFDEYKVSCGLSSSVSLKII